The Coriobacteriia bacterium genome window below encodes:
- a CDS encoding (Fe-S)-binding protein, which yields MSIESARKSLSAAHDECASCGICTDTCALLGKERLAIGEVAGRVLAEDFGGLVDVVSRCNLCGRCCVECPSGVNSKQIMLAAREVLVQAGVVSSLGYEGLFTGCDFNAFIDYKRRFSISFEDLARERCDTVFFPGCALSAYSPELVRRVHGWLERRDTTVGVIDSCCGAALTFAGLPARSVECLANLMEELATTGASRVVTSCPNCFYQLKGRLGDVEVVSLSSLLKDARMRVSGSERLTVHDSCPDRFDLTIGNDVRDILSGYELVEMEHSGACTLCCGSGGLVSSADPQRCADLARVRMAEFEAVGAEHLVTACVNCAHRLNDAARAGEVLHYLEMVFDVWIDWVQVNENLRALYEDDSAEDQPLGAPAREVNS from the coding sequence ATGAGTATTGAAAGTGCCCGCAAAAGCCTGAGTGCCGCCCACGATGAGTGTGCTTCATGCGGAATATGCACGGATACCTGTGCCCTTCTTGGTAAGGAGCGGCTGGCCATCGGGGAGGTGGCCGGCCGTGTTCTTGCCGAAGACTTCGGCGGTCTCGTGGACGTGGTTTCACGCTGCAATCTGTGCGGCCGATGCTGTGTGGAGTGCCCCTCGGGTGTGAACTCGAAACAGATCATGCTCGCAGCGCGAGAGGTGCTTGTGCAAGCCGGCGTCGTATCGTCGCTCGGGTATGAGGGCCTCTTCACCGGCTGCGATTTCAACGCATTCATCGACTACAAGCGACGCTTCTCGATCTCGTTTGAGGATCTCGCGCGCGAGCGATGCGACACCGTCTTCTTCCCGGGCTGCGCGTTGTCTGCGTACTCTCCCGAGCTTGTGCGCCGTGTACACGGGTGGCTTGAGCGGCGGGATACGACAGTGGGCGTCATCGATTCGTGCTGTGGCGCTGCGCTCACGTTTGCCGGACTTCCTGCGCGCTCAGTGGAGTGCCTTGCGAATCTGATGGAAGAACTTGCGACGACGGGCGCCTCGCGGGTCGTCACCTCATGCCCCAACTGCTTCTACCAGCTCAAGGGGCGGCTTGGCGACGTGGAGGTCGTGTCGCTTTCGTCGCTTCTCAAGGATGCTCGCATGCGGGTCTCGGGATCCGAGCGCCTCACCGTGCACGATTCCTGCCCGGACAGGTTCGATCTCACGATCGGCAATGACGTACGCGACATTCTCTCCGGCTACGAACTTGTCGAAATGGAGCATTCGGGGGCTTGTACCCTTTGCTGCGGATCGGGAGGACTGGTCTCCTCGGCTGATCCGCAGCGCTGCGCCGATCTCGCGCGTGTCCGCATGGCCGAATTCGAGGCCGTCGGAGCCGAGCACCTCGTGACCGCATGCGTGAACTGCGCCCACCGTCTCAATGACGCAGCGCGCGCCGGTGAGGTGCTGCATTACCTGGAGATGGTGTTCGATGTGTGGATCGACTGGGTCCAAGTCAACGAGAACCTTCGCGCGCTCTACGAGGACGACTCCGCGGAAGATCAGCCGCTCGGCGCACCTGCTCGCGAAGTGAACTCCTGA
- a CDS encoding molybdenum cofactor guanylyltransferase — MSARKARNCGPGCGRDCSRVSVVIQAGGESRRMGTDKALVPFLGRPMIERVIERVSPVADEILITSNSPESFAYLGLKVFPDLLPGRGALGGLFTAFSVAHHELVCVLACDMAFVSSSLLIAELQLMCRTGADAVVPLTASGHEPFHAVYRKDVCRDAVRDALGEGRKRADSWYPNVNMVTYGADLLDGLGMDLSVFVNANTPEELKAAELLASCSAVLTDDEMMYLFSKDLALVADSSPLCDQVG, encoded by the coding sequence GTGAGCGCGCGCAAAGCACGCAACTGTGGTCCGGGCTGCGGGAGAGACTGCTCACGCGTGAGCGTGGTGATTCAGGCCGGGGGCGAGTCGCGTCGCATGGGCACGGACAAGGCCTTGGTGCCGTTCCTCGGGCGCCCGATGATCGAGCGGGTGATCGAGCGGGTATCGCCGGTTGCCGACGAGATCCTCATCACCAGCAACTCACCCGAGAGCTTCGCCTACCTGGGGCTAAAGGTGTTCCCCGATCTCCTCCCCGGGCGCGGAGCCTTGGGTGGTCTTTTCACGGCGTTTTCCGTCGCTCATCACGAGTTGGTCTGTGTGCTTGCGTGTGACATGGCCTTTGTGAGTTCGTCGCTGCTCATAGCTGAGTTGCAGCTGATGTGCCGGACGGGTGCGGATGCCGTTGTTCCCCTCACGGCATCCGGGCATGAGCCGTTCCACGCGGTGTACCGAAAGGACGTCTGCCGGGATGCCGTGCGAGACGCACTTGGCGAAGGCAGGAAGCGAGCGGACTCCTGGTACCCGAACGTGAACATGGTGACGTACGGCGCCGATCTGCTCGACGGACTTGGCATGGATCTTTCAGTTTTCGTGAACGCGAACACGCCCGAAGAACTCAAGGCAGCCGAACTCCTTGCGAGTTGTTCCGCCGTGCTGACCGACGATGAGATGATGTACCTCTTCTCAAAGGATCTCGCCCTCGTGGCCGATTCGAGTCCTTTGTGCGATCAGGTGGGATAG
- a CDS encoding 4Fe-4S dicluster domain-containing protein, which translates to MPAIELDIARCTGCGLCEAFCPVSVFDMEEIDGRTLPVAARPEECWACDTCVGQCPVGALHVTETSDAGGSAEQARTFAPPLAEETAATYRSWAETLSRVLRLRWSPVAISLIPEGSPMPDVPAPKERLRYCQSLMAARRGASFLMSAKCHACPDGTAILGLTEIPPKLASGELYILFKKLASIEAAKQMCAERPHLEPRSIAATLVSPLTNAVYPADVIAVIAQPEQMMWLAMSASFFTGKRFDFHVSGYNAQCVETTLYPYTTGELNISLGCYGCRASSDVSDDLMFMGIPVARMPELIRGLEELGKKAISDSRNKIYLSPLT; encoded by the coding sequence ATGCCCGCAATTGAACTCGATATCGCACGCTGCACAGGGTGTGGGTTGTGTGAGGCGTTCTGTCCGGTAAGCGTCTTCGACATGGAGGAGATCGACGGGCGCACCCTGCCTGTGGCTGCGCGGCCCGAGGAGTGTTGGGCGTGCGACACGTGCGTGGGTCAGTGCCCGGTCGGAGCGCTCCACGTCACTGAGACCTCCGATGCCGGTGGCTCCGCCGAGCAGGCTCGCACGTTCGCCCCTCCGCTTGCCGAGGAGACCGCAGCCACCTACCGTTCCTGGGCCGAAACGCTTTCCCGCGTGCTGAGACTGCGTTGGAGTCCTGTGGCGATCAGCCTGATTCCCGAAGGCTCGCCGATGCCGGATGTGCCCGCTCCCAAGGAGCGCCTGCGCTACTGCCAGTCGCTCATGGCCGCCAGGCGGGGAGCATCCTTCCTCATGTCTGCGAAGTGCCACGCATGTCCCGACGGCACCGCAATTCTGGGACTTACCGAGATACCGCCCAAACTCGCGAGCGGGGAGCTCTACATCCTGTTCAAGAAACTCGCCTCGATCGAGGCTGCGAAGCAGATGTGCGCCGAGCGCCCGCACTTGGAGCCGCGTTCGATTGCGGCCACCTTGGTCTCGCCGCTGACGAATGCTGTGTACCCCGCCGATGTCATTGCTGTTATCGCCCAGCCCGAGCAGATGATGTGGCTCGCCATGTCTGCATCCTTCTTCACGGGCAAGAGATTCGACTTCCATGTCAGCGGCTACAACGCCCAGTGCGTCGAGACGACGCTATATCCGTACACGACCGGTGAACTCAACATTTCGCTTGGCTGCTACGGGTGCCGTGCAAGTTCTGATGTCTCCGACGATCTCATGTTCATGGGTATCCCGGTTGCCCGGATGCCCGAACTCATCCGCGGACTCGAGGAACTCGGCAAAAAGGCGATATCGGATTCTCGCAACAAGATCTACCTGTCTCCTCTCACGTAA
- the nrfD gene encoding polysulfide reductase NrfD: MREKHFWAWPIASYLFLGGLGGGMTILATVFDLFFNKGDVFALALLVAAACVGLGCFFLIFELGRPLQFWRVFSAQKAILTFGAWMLLILIGVNAVNFSFFTGWFPWSGMAGLQQVVAGIDLVLATGVVLYTGIMLSSLKARPFWNTPALPVLFTVSGLSTGAAADSLLAGIWPFAGTAEEVASVHEALHTLDIVLVVFELIVILLYVIMMYTSSNPTAKRAASRWLSGSFSASFWGGLVFVGLVLPLGLYALGGAAAGLLAPVLAIIGGIFLRFLVVYSDDRRLFTGEECYWERLPKGDEAFMEAWE; this comes from the coding sequence ATGAGAGAGAAACACTTCTGGGCGTGGCCGATCGCGAGCTACCTGTTTCTGGGGGGCTTGGGCGGCGGCATGACCATCCTTGCCACCGTGTTCGACCTCTTCTTCAACAAAGGTGACGTATTCGCACTCGCACTGCTGGTGGCGGCCGCATGCGTCGGGCTGGGCTGCTTCTTCCTGATCTTCGAGCTGGGTCGCCCGCTGCAGTTCTGGAGGGTGTTCTCGGCGCAGAAAGCGATTCTTACTTTCGGTGCGTGGATGCTCCTGATACTGATCGGCGTCAATGCTGTCAACTTCAGCTTCTTCACGGGATGGTTCCCGTGGAGTGGCATGGCGGGACTCCAGCAGGTAGTGGCCGGGATCGACCTAGTGCTTGCCACGGGTGTCGTGCTCTACACGGGCATCATGCTCTCGAGCCTCAAGGCCCGCCCGTTCTGGAACACTCCCGCGCTGCCCGTGCTCTTCACGGTCTCAGGGTTGTCCACGGGTGCGGCTGCGGACTCACTTCTGGCAGGTATCTGGCCGTTTGCCGGAACTGCCGAGGAGGTTGCCTCAGTGCATGAGGCCCTGCACACGCTCGATATCGTTCTCGTCGTCTTCGAACTGATCGTGATCCTGCTCTATGTCATCATGATGTACACGTCCTCGAACCCCACCGCAAAGCGGGCCGCTTCACGGTGGCTCTCGGGTTCTTTTTCGGCATCGTTCTGGGGCGGGCTCGTGTTTGTCGGGCTTGTGCTGCCGCTCGGGCTCTACGCTCTCGGCGGCGCTGCAGCTGGCCTGCTCGCTCCGGTTCTCGCCATCATCGGCGGAATCTTCTTGCGCTTCTTGGTTGTCTATTCTGATGACCGGCGCCTTTTCACAGGTGAGGAGTGCTACTGGGAGCGGTTGCCCAAGGGTGACGAGGCGTTCATGGAGGCGTGGGAGTAA
- a CDS encoding flavin reductase family protein, with protein MQSSKLIGGRDIAALLHPRPVYLITTCDALGRPDVSAVAWVTPLSHTPPLVGISVRPKSRTHTLIEESGQFVINVADTSMQKAVEVCGNVSGHGADKIELAGLVTEEASCVSPPRLSGARAWIECAVEQRIDAGDHVLFMARILVARAKEGFENGWDPDRASILLCSAHDRFGHYIDRKVS; from the coding sequence TTGCAGTCTTCGAAACTCATAGGCGGACGAGACATCGCAGCGCTGCTGCATCCGCGTCCGGTATATCTCATCACCACATGCGATGCGCTCGGCCGGCCCGATGTGAGTGCTGTGGCGTGGGTGACGCCGCTGTCGCACACGCCACCTCTCGTGGGTATCAGCGTTCGTCCGAAGAGCCGCACGCATACTCTTATCGAGGAGAGCGGCCAATTCGTCATCAACGTCGCGGACACATCCATGCAGAAGGCCGTCGAGGTCTGCGGAAACGTCTCCGGTCATGGTGCCGACAAGATCGAACTCGCCGGTCTTGTCACCGAGGAAGCGAGCTGCGTGTCCCCTCCACGGCTGTCAGGGGCCCGCGCGTGGATCGAGTGCGCGGTCGAGCAGCGGATCGATGCCGGAGATCACGTCCTCTTTATGGCACGCATACTTGTTGCTCGCGCGAAGGAAGGCTTCGAAAACGGATGGGATCCGGACCGGGCCAGCATCCTGCTGTGCTCCGCACATGACCGTTTTGGACACTACATTGACAGGAAGGTTTCATAG
- a CDS encoding molybdopterin-dependent oxidoreductase encodes MAVTTAPTNCRFCGYLCALTATVEDGRVVSVEPDPSRFPYDPRIQKGCARWRATVEILDHPDRVNYPLRRVGARGSGEWERVTWEAALDDIAARLAGLAKRFGPETLATSIGGPHATYWPLHRFMNLFGSPNNVGIGQICWNPGIWMNTLTFGWPIEADFNPEVTGALVLWGTNPAESDNSAFWRAIREFSAGEKPLIVVDPRKTRTAMRADLWLAPWPGTDCTLALGLIHVIIAENLFDRPFVEEWCHGFEELRAHVAPFTPAAVSYVTGVAASDIERAARIFAESPASALVSGRGIDQLGPNTPPTHRALAILRAITGNVDRPGSSVVAEMPDFTPEVDLELSDLMSQSCRDAHLNSGQLILQTPEGYDRVNELTMRAGKRLPMRYLTSAHPDLVWRAMLEGDPYPVRAMIVMGSNPLLTQADTDKIHAALSGLDLLVALEYYKTSTAMLADYILPAAGGLERPLFQTHAGTSNIAYGGDAAVAPYYERKADYFFWRELGLRLGQDEFWPWETQADSISATLVSAGTTFAEFCRTGLYHVAPGYFKHDDVDPATGDRCGFATASGKVELYSDTLEALGYEPLPTPKPTLDVNQSFPLTLITGARKQPFYASSYHQIASLSKLHTNPLAEMNATTAKRYEISDGDAIEVETGRGKARFLAKITEMTSDVVSTEYGWWYPDAPPVEPDLGGAWISNANVLTNSDLDGSDPLIGTWTYNGIPCRIFPVTHDKKTATRSEGCEYHYA; translated from the coding sequence ATGGCCGTGACGACCGCTCCCACGAACTGCCGGTTCTGCGGCTATCTCTGCGCATTGACGGCGACCGTTGAGGACGGGCGGGTGGTATCGGTTGAGCCGGACCCGTCCCGCTTTCCCTACGACCCGCGCATTCAGAAGGGCTGTGCGCGCTGGCGCGCGACCGTCGAGATTCTCGATCATCCCGACCGCGTCAACTATCCCTTGAGGCGTGTAGGTGCGCGCGGAAGCGGAGAGTGGGAGCGCGTCACGTGGGAAGCTGCATTAGACGACATCGCGGCCAGACTCGCCGGCCTTGCCAAGAGGTTCGGTCCTGAGACGCTTGCGACCTCCATCGGGGGGCCGCATGCGACCTACTGGCCGCTGCATCGCTTCATGAACCTGTTCGGCAGCCCCAACAACGTCGGCATCGGCCAGATCTGCTGGAACCCCGGCATCTGGATGAATACGCTCACGTTCGGCTGGCCGATCGAGGCCGACTTCAACCCGGAGGTCACCGGCGCTCTCGTGCTCTGGGGCACCAACCCTGCCGAGTCCGACAACTCGGCGTTCTGGCGGGCGATCCGCGAGTTCTCGGCGGGGGAGAAGCCGCTGATCGTGGTCGATCCCAGGAAGACTCGCACGGCCATGCGCGCGGATCTGTGGCTGGCCCCCTGGCCGGGCACCGATTGCACGCTCGCGCTCGGGCTCATCCATGTCATCATCGCCGAGAACCTCTTCGACCGCCCGTTTGTGGAGGAGTGGTGCCACGGCTTTGAAGAGCTGCGCGCCCATGTGGCGCCCTTCACTCCCGCCGCTGTCTCGTACGTCACCGGTGTTGCCGCTTCCGACATCGAGCGTGCGGCCCGCATCTTCGCAGAAAGCCCCGCGTCGGCGCTGGTCTCCGGCCGGGGTATCGACCAGCTCGGCCCGAACACGCCGCCCACCCATCGCGCGCTTGCGATCCTGCGCGCGATCACCGGGAATGTCGACCGCCCCGGGTCCTCGGTCGTGGCCGAGATGCCCGACTTTACGCCCGAGGTCGATCTGGAGCTTTCCGACCTCATGTCGCAGTCCTGCCGAGATGCCCATCTGAACAGCGGGCAGCTAATTCTGCAGACGCCGGAAGGCTACGACCGCGTGAACGAACTCACGATGCGTGCGGGAAAGCGTCTTCCGATGCGCTACCTCACCTCCGCTCATCCCGATCTCGTATGGCGGGCGATGCTCGAGGGCGACCCGTATCCCGTGCGGGCGATGATCGTCATGGGGTCGAATCCTTTGCTGACGCAGGCCGATACGGATAAGATTCACGCCGCACTTTCGGGTCTGGATCTCCTGGTGGCGCTTGAGTACTACAAGACCTCGACTGCGATGCTTGCTGACTACATTCTTCCGGCGGCCGGTGGTCTCGAGCGCCCGCTCTTCCAGACTCACGCCGGTACGTCCAACATCGCGTATGGGGGTGACGCGGCGGTCGCGCCCTACTACGAGCGAAAGGCCGACTACTTCTTCTGGAGAGAGCTGGGCCTTCGCCTCGGCCAAGACGAGTTCTGGCCTTGGGAGACGCAAGCCGACAGCATCTCGGCCACGCTTGTCTCGGCAGGCACAACCTTCGCGGAGTTCTGTCGAACGGGCCTCTATCACGTCGCGCCGGGATACTTCAAGCACGACGACGTCGATCCCGCTACGGGAGACAGGTGCGGATTCGCAACAGCGAGCGGCAAGGTCGAGCTGTATTCCGACACTCTCGAGGCGCTCGGCTATGAACCGCTGCCCACCCCGAAGCCCACGCTCGACGTGAACCAGAGCTTCCCGCTCACCCTGATCACTGGAGCGCGCAAGCAGCCTTTCTATGCTTCTTCATATCATCAGATCGCCTCGCTTTCGAAACTCCATACCAACCCTCTCGCCGAGATGAACGCAACGACTGCGAAGCGCTACGAGATCTCCGACGGTGATGCGATCGAGGTGGAAACCGGGCGCGGCAAGGCACGCTTCCTGGCGAAGATCACCGAGATGACATCGGATGTCGTCAGCACGGAGTACGGATGGTGGTACCCCGACGCTCCACCGGTGGAACCAGACCTCGGGGGAGCGTGGATCTCAAACGCCAACGTGCTCACCAACTCCGACCTCGACGGCTCCGATCCTCTCATCGGCACATGGACTTACAATGGGATCCCTTGCAGAATCTTTCCCGTTACACATGACAAGAAGACGGCCACCAGAAGCGAAGGATGCGAATATCACTATGCCTGA
- a CDS encoding DUF2064 domain-containing protein — protein sequence MPDKKHALLLFAKAPLPGVVKTRLTEARGGIFTPEEAADFFKHCLLDMAEISFAALADLSAAAAAETDGAQRRYDLFVSTSPAEHQPHLEKVFDEGGPWPAPINYMIDSGKTFDEHFDDAFAQLFAAGYSSVVAVGGDLPQMPPSHIVSAFQWLDYFSSYSEVGGFVQAPCQECGVSLIGYTDTTPMDSTGVYYNLMGRAALDGYIAKAAEKNIPVACLGPVADIDDTTDLAHAASLIRALGYAGAHQPALHVPRHTLWWLDVHGVVISTPPNSEHDPREMQDR from the coding sequence ATGCCTGACAAGAAACACGCCCTGCTGCTCTTCGCCAAGGCCCCGCTGCCCGGGGTCGTGAAGACCAGGCTCACCGAGGCGCGGGGCGGGATCTTCACGCCCGAAGAGGCTGCAGACTTCTTCAAGCACTGCCTGCTGGACATGGCCGAGATCTCTTTCGCGGCACTTGCCGATCTCTCCGCGGCCGCAGCCGCCGAGACGGACGGCGCACAACGCCGTTACGACCTCTTCGTGAGCACCAGCCCCGCAGAACACCAGCCGCACCTTGAGAAGGTCTTCGATGAGGGCGGCCCGTGGCCCGCGCCAATCAACTACATGATCGATTCGGGCAAGACATTCGACGAGCATTTCGACGATGCATTCGCCCAGCTGTTCGCCGCCGGCTATTCCTCGGTCGTGGCGGTGGGCGGGGACTTGCCGCAGATGCCCCCGAGCCATATCGTCTCGGCATTCCAGTGGCTCGACTACTTCTCGTCCTACTCGGAAGTGGGGGGATTCGTCCAGGCACCCTGCCAGGAATGCGGCGTTTCCCTCATCGGCTATACCGACACGACTCCTATGGATTCCACAGGCGTCTACTACAACCTGATGGGCAGAGCAGCGCTGGACGGCTACATCGCCAAGGCCGCCGAGAAGAATATACCTGTGGCATGTCTCGGGCCGGTAGCCGACATCGACGACACGACCGATCTCGCGCATGCGGCGTCACTCATCCGTGCGCTGGGCTACGCGGGAGCGCACCAGCCCGCGTTGCACGTTCCTAGGCATACGCTTTGGTGGCTCGATGTCCACGGTGTCGTGATCTCGACGCCTCCTAACTCGGAGCACGACCCGAGGGAGATGCAGGACCGGTGA
- a CDS encoding radical SAM protein: protein METAAVRDIQGETTISVTKSLCPVCLTVVQASVVERDGRVYLKKSCPEHGSFDVYLWPDVKHYRWVEGFALPGVAPRVVQPQTRPCPTGCGLCTSHARHSTLVEIEVTQRCNLRCPVCFVSAGVAPADPSMETLRSMFAGAMARTGPETSIQLTGGEPTVRDELAEIVRMGRHIGFEAIEVNSNGVRIAAEPGYIESLRDSGISGVYLQFDGLTDDVYETIRGRALLSTKLAAIERCREAGVQVVLAMAVVFGVNHDQVGAVLDFALANADVVVGVAFQPAFTSGRFEPEEVVPINMGDVVFMLAEQSHGLLEPYDLWPLSTSHPLCTTGTLLVPEDGTFLPVTRMLSVDEYVEDYDPASPQGSVFYDLLAKKGLSSQGGLSVVVMNYMDVMNFDLARIRECSMSVAMEDGRLIPFCSYQLTNTCGTRLHPTWGRAVAETNASMTTVSCCERQECI, encoded by the coding sequence ATGGAGACGGCTGCTGTGCGAGACATTCAAGGCGAGACGACCATCTCTGTCACCAAGAGCCTGTGCCCGGTGTGTCTCACCGTTGTCCAAGCAAGCGTGGTCGAGCGCGATGGCCGCGTGTATCTGAAGAAATCGTGTCCCGAGCACGGGTCTTTCGATGTCTACCTATGGCCGGATGTGAAGCACTATCGCTGGGTGGAAGGGTTTGCGTTGCCCGGCGTCGCACCGAGGGTTGTGCAACCACAGACCCGGCCGTGTCCAACCGGTTGCGGGCTGTGCACCTCGCATGCGCGCCACTCCACTTTGGTGGAGATCGAGGTCACGCAGCGGTGCAACCTGAGATGCCCTGTCTGTTTCGTCTCGGCCGGGGTAGCCCCTGCCGACCCCAGTATGGAGACGCTTCGCTCGATGTTCGCGGGTGCTATGGCCCGAACCGGACCGGAGACGAGCATCCAGCTCACAGGCGGCGAGCCCACGGTCCGCGACGAACTCGCCGAGATTGTGAGGATGGGTCGGCACATTGGTTTTGAGGCCATTGAGGTGAACAGCAACGGCGTCAGGATCGCCGCCGAGCCGGGCTACATCGAGAGTCTGAGGGACTCCGGTATTAGCGGCGTCTACCTGCAGTTCGACGGACTCACCGACGACGTCTACGAGACGATTCGCGGACGTGCGCTCCTCTCCACCAAGCTCGCAGCAATCGAGCGATGCCGCGAGGCTGGTGTGCAGGTCGTGCTGGCTATGGCCGTCGTCTTCGGCGTCAACCATGACCAGGTGGGGGCCGTGCTCGACTTCGCCCTCGCGAATGCGGACGTGGTCGTCGGAGTTGCTTTCCAGCCCGCATTCACGTCGGGCAGGTTTGAGCCCGAAGAGGTCGTCCCCATCAACATGGGTGATGTCGTCTTCATGCTCGCCGAGCAAAGCCATGGGCTGCTCGAGCCCTACGACCTGTGGCCCTTGAGCACCTCGCATCCTCTATGCACGACGGGTACACTTCTGGTTCCGGAGGACGGGACATTCCTCCCCGTGACGCGCATGTTGTCGGTGGACGAGTACGTCGAAGACTATGACCCCGCGAGTCCGCAAGGGTCTGTCTTCTACGATCTGCTCGCCAAGAAGGGTCTTTCCTCGCAGGGCGGACTCTCCGTCGTCGTGATGAACTACATGGATGTCATGAACTTCGACCTCGCCCGCATCAGGGAGTGTTCCATGTCTGTGGCTATGGAGGACGGCAGGCTTATTCCGTTTTGCTCCTACCAGCTCACCAACACGTGCGGCACGCGCCTTCACCCCACCTGGGGTAGGGCTGTCGCCGAGACCAACGCTTCGATGACCACCGTTTCTTGCTGCGAAAGGCAGGAGTGCATCTGA
- a CDS encoding (Fe-S)-binding protein — protein MSRENAVARLSDAAANCLRCGTCTRTCDILGDAGLSMSAVAGGILSPDADQTVVDTVLRCALCGLCCVDCPVDVDAHQVMTAARESLALDSVLSTEGFETVAVDHDFNLFSVYRDDYGISFHDLTRESCEAVFFPGCIMATYAPELTRRTCEWLAEQGVRVSISDLCCGSPLISLGLADRAEKLREHMAELFSATGATKVITACPGCQAELDGRLGGIEVVPLSAVMRQLGARIADFGRVTVHDSCRDRCGLFGDDVRAILSDCELVEMEHHHANTMCCGSGGMVSAVDPDLYEARGRTRIDEFRSTGADHLVIPCVTCGYLLSKHSEPGEVLHYLEAFFGTRIEWAGVRASLEALFAGEQGESVFERLSQAQCFTGWAASGCSTADQLCEGSVA, from the coding sequence ATGAGCCGCGAAAACGCCGTCGCTCGTCTGAGCGACGCGGCTGCAAACTGCTTGCGGTGTGGCACCTGCACCAGAACATGCGACATCCTCGGCGATGCGGGTCTGAGCATGAGCGCGGTCGCCGGTGGCATTCTGTCTCCGGATGCCGATCAGACCGTCGTCGACACCGTGCTGCGGTGCGCTCTGTGCGGGTTGTGCTGCGTTGACTGTCCCGTCGATGTTGACGCGCACCAGGTCATGACGGCGGCTAGGGAAAGTCTGGCGCTCGACAGCGTGCTATCCACGGAAGGCTTCGAGACGGTGGCCGTCGACCACGACTTTAACCTCTTCAGCGTCTACCGCGACGACTACGGGATCTCGTTTCACGATCTGACCCGAGAGTCCTGCGAGGCCGTCTTCTTCCCCGGCTGCATTATGGCAACCTATGCGCCCGAACTCACCCGCCGCACGTGCGAATGGCTTGCCGAGCAGGGCGTGCGCGTCTCGATCTCCGACCTGTGCTGCGGAAGCCCGCTCATCAGCCTCGGCCTCGCCGACCGCGCCGAGAAGCTCCGCGAGCACATGGCCGAGCTCTTCTCGGCGACCGGGGCGACGAAGGTCATCACGGCCTGCCCCGGTTGCCAAGCTGAGCTCGATGGCCGATTGGGCGGCATCGAAGTCGTCCCCCTATCTGCGGTCATGAGGCAGTTGGGCGCACGGATCGCAGACTTCGGGCGCGTGACGGTTCACGATTCGTGCCGCGACAGATGCGGGCTCTTTGGTGACGACGTCAGGGCGATTCTTTCGGACTGCGAACTCGTCGAGATGGAGCATCACCACGCGAACACGATGTGCTGCGGTTCCGGCGGTATGGTCTCGGCGGTCGACCCGGATCTCTACGAGGCCCGCGGGCGCACCCGAATCGACGAATTCCGATCCACCGGCGCCGATCACCTCGTGATTCCATGTGTGACATGCGGGTATCTGCTGTCCAAGCACTCCGAGCCGGGAGAGGTTCTCCATTATCTGGAGGCCTTCTTCGGGACCAGAATCGAATGGGCGGGTGTTCGGGCCAGCCTTGAGGCGCTCTTCGCGGGTGAACAGGGCGAATCCGTATTCGAGCGCCTGTCGCAGGCGCAGTGTTTCACGGGATGGGCGGCTTCCGGCTGTTCAACGGCGGACCAGCTGTGTGAAGGGAGCGTGGCCTAG
- a CDS encoding 4Fe-4S dicluster domain-containing protein, producing MTRYAMVMDTRRCIGCHSCTVACRTWNELPTDMIYNPVLTDGPVGVYPNVHMNHMPLICMHCDNPACVGACPTGASQQDADGIVWVEDAKCIGCKACIQSCPYNARHMNHELGVAAKCNFCKDRVREGKEPHCVKTCHQRARIFGDLDDPNSDVSRLVNSLATVRLLEELDTDPQVYYIIGLGGQG from the coding sequence ATGACCAGATACGCGATGGTGATGGATACCAGGCGCTGCATCGGGTGCCACTCGTGCACGGTTGCCTGCAGGACGTGGAACGAACTGCCGACCGACATGATCTACAACCCGGTTCTCACAGACGGGCCCGTCGGGGTCTACCCCAACGTGCACATGAACCACATGCCGCTCATCTGCATGCACTGCGACAACCCGGCATGCGTCGGTGCGTGTCCGACCGGCGCGTCTCAGCAGGATGCCGACGGCATCGTGTGGGTCGAAGACGCCAAGTGCATCGGATGCAAGGCTTGCATCCAGTCGTGTCCGTACAACGCGCGTCATATGAACCACGAACTTGGTGTGGCCGCAAAGTGTAACTTCTGCAAGGACCGCGTGAGGGAAGGCAAGGAGCCCCACTGCGTGAAGACGTGCCATCAGCGTGCGCGCATCTTTGGAGATCTCGACGATCCGAATAGCGATGTCTCGCGTTTGGTCAACTCGCTTGCCACGGTCAGGCTCCTGGAGGAGCTCGACACCGATCCGCAGGTCTACTACATCATTGGGTTAGGAGGACAGGGATGA